In the genome of Leclercia sp. AS011, one region contains:
- the rhaA gene encoding L-rhamnose isomerase yields MTTQLEQAWELAKQRFAAVGVDVEEALRQLDRLPVSMHCWQGDDVAGFENPGGALTGGIQATGNYPGKARNAAELRADLELALSLIPGPKRLNLHAIYLESDTPVDRNAIKPEHFKRWVEWAKVNKLGLDFNPSCFSHPLSADGFTLAHADDEIRQFWIDHVKASRRVSAYFGEQLGTPSVMNIWIPDGMKDITVDRLAPRQRLLAALDEAMSEKLDPAHHIDAVESKLFGIGAESYTVGSNEFYMGYATSRQTALCLDAGHFHPTEVISDKISAAMLYVPHLLLHVSRPVRWDSDHVVLLDDETQAIASEIIRHDLFDRVHIGLDFFDASINRIAAWVIGTRNMKKALLRALLEPTAELRALEAAGDYTARLALLEEQKSLPWQAVWEMYCQRNDAPAGSQWLDTVRAYEQDVLTARQ; encoded by the coding sequence ATGACCACTCAACTTGAACAAGCCTGGGAACTGGCTAAACAGCGTTTCGCCGCCGTGGGCGTGGATGTCGAGGAGGCTCTGCGTCAGCTCGACCGTCTGCCCGTCTCTATGCACTGCTGGCAGGGCGATGACGTGGCCGGTTTCGAGAACCCGGGCGGAGCGCTGACCGGCGGGATCCAGGCCACCGGCAACTATCCGGGCAAGGCGCGTAATGCCGCCGAGCTGCGGGCCGATCTGGAGCTGGCCCTGAGCCTGATCCCGGGGCCAAAACGCCTGAACCTGCACGCCATCTATCTGGAGTCCGACACCCCGGTCGATCGCAACGCCATCAAGCCGGAACATTTTAAGCGCTGGGTCGAGTGGGCCAAAGTTAACAAGCTGGGGCTGGATTTTAACCCTTCCTGCTTCTCACACCCGCTGAGCGCCGACGGCTTTACCCTCGCCCACGCCGACGATGAAATCCGTCAGTTCTGGATCGACCACGTGAAGGCCAGCCGTCGCGTGTCGGCGTACTTTGGCGAGCAGTTAGGCACCCCGTCGGTGATGAATATCTGGATCCCGGACGGGATGAAAGACATTACCGTCGACCGCCTCGCCCCGCGTCAGCGCCTGCTGGCAGCGCTGGATGAGGCAATGAGCGAGAAGCTGGACCCGGCGCACCACATCGACGCCGTGGAGAGCAAGCTGTTCGGCATTGGTGCTGAGAGCTACACCGTGGGCTCCAACGAGTTCTACATGGGTTACGCCACCAGCCGTCAGACCGCGCTGTGCCTGGACGCGGGTCACTTCCATCCTACCGAGGTGATCTCCGATAAAATTTCTGCCGCGATGCTCTATGTGCCGCACCTGCTGCTGCACGTCAGCCGCCCGGTGCGCTGGGACAGTGACCACGTGGTGCTGCTGGATGACGAAACCCAGGCTATCGCCAGCGAAATCATCCGCCATGACCTGTTTGACCGGGTGCACATCGGCCTCGACTTCTTCGATGCCTCCATCAACCGCATCGCGGCCTGGGTGATCGGCACCCGCAACATGAAAAAAGCTCTGCTGCGCGCCCTGCTGGAGCCTACCGCCGAGCTACGTGCGCTGGAGGCCGCGGGGGATTACACCGCGCGTCTGGCGCTGCTGGAAGAGCAAAAATCACTGCCGTGGCAGGCGGTATGGGAGATGTACTGCCAGCGCAACGATGCCCCGGCGGGCAGCCAGTGGCTGGATACCGTGCGGGCGTATGAGCAGGACGTTCTCACCGCTCGTCAGTAA
- the rhaD gene encoding rhamnulose-1-phosphate aldolase yields the protein MQTITQSWFVQGMIKATSDAWLKGWDERNGGNLTLRLDDADIEPFAADFHQKPRYIALSQPMPLLANTPFIVTGSGKFFRNVQLDPQANLGVVKVDSDGAGYHILWGLTDEAVPTSELPAHFLSHCERIKATSGKDRVIMHCHATNLIALTFVLENNTDVITRQLWEGSTECLVVFPDGVGILPWMVPGTDEIGQATAIEMQKHALVLWPFHGVFGSGPTLDETFGLIDTAEKSAEVLVKVYSMGGMKQTITREELIALGKRFGVNPMQSALDLYK from the coding sequence ATGCAGACCATCACTCAATCCTGGTTCGTCCAGGGCATGATCAAAGCCACCTCCGACGCCTGGCTGAAAGGCTGGGACGAGCGCAACGGCGGCAACCTGACGCTGCGCCTGGACGATGCAGATATTGAACCCTTTGCCGCCGACTTCCATCAGAAGCCGCGCTATATCGCCCTGAGCCAGCCGATGCCACTGCTCGCCAACACGCCGTTTATCGTTACTGGCTCCGGCAAGTTCTTCCGCAACGTGCAGCTCGATCCGCAGGCCAACCTCGGTGTGGTAAAAGTGGACAGCGACGGCGCGGGCTACCACATACTTTGGGGGCTGACGGACGAAGCGGTACCAACCTCTGAGCTGCCGGCCCACTTCCTCTCCCACTGCGAGCGTATCAAGGCCACCAGTGGGAAAGATCGGGTGATCATGCACTGCCACGCCACCAACCTGATCGCCCTGACATTCGTGCTGGAAAACAATACCGACGTGATCACCCGCCAGCTGTGGGAAGGCAGCACCGAATGTCTGGTGGTGTTCCCGGATGGCGTCGGCATTCTGCCGTGGATGGTGCCGGGTACTGACGAGATCGGCCAGGCCACGGCGATTGAGATGCAAAAACACGCCCTGGTGCTGTGGCCGTTCCACGGCGTGTTCGGCAGCGGCCCGACGCTGGATGAGACCTTCGGTCTGATCGACACCGCCGAGAAGTCTGCCGAAGTGCTGGTAAAGGTTTATTCGATGGGTGGCATGAAGCAGACCATCACCCGGGAAGAGCTGATTGCGCTGGGCAAACGCTTTGGCGTTAACCCTATGCAGTCGGCGTTAGATCTGTACAAATAA
- the rhaS gene encoding rhamnose ABC transporter substrate-binding protein: MKIKTSLILTVAALALSGSALAEVKIALVAKSLGNGFFEAANVGAQEAAKELGDVKVIYTGPTTTTAEAQIEVLNGLIAQGVDAIAISANDPDAVVPVLKKAMQRGIKVVSWDSGVAKAGRQIHLNPSNNALIGETNVKLAAEALKALNVEKGDVAVLSATPTSTNQNTWIAEMKKVLPQYPSVNLVTVAYGDDLSDKSYREAVGLLKTYPDLKVIVSPSSVGIVAAAQAVKDQGKIGKVYVTGLGLPSEMAGAVKSGASKSFAIWNPIDLGYAATYLADDLVKGTATKDEASMGKLGKVKLDADGSGAMAEPFVYDASNIDKFSKFF, from the coding sequence ATGAAAATAAAGACAAGCTTGATCCTCACCGTTGCCGCCCTGGCGTTGTCCGGTTCTGCTTTAGCGGAAGTAAAAATCGCCCTGGTGGCGAAATCCTTAGGTAATGGCTTCTTCGAAGCGGCAAACGTGGGTGCCCAAGAGGCAGCCAAAGAGTTAGGTGATGTCAAAGTGATCTATACCGGGCCGACCACCACCACCGCCGAAGCGCAGATCGAAGTGCTGAACGGGTTGATCGCCCAGGGGGTGGATGCGATCGCCATCTCCGCCAACGATCCTGATGCCGTGGTGCCGGTGCTGAAAAAAGCGATGCAGCGCGGGATCAAAGTGGTGTCATGGGACTCCGGCGTGGCGAAAGCCGGGCGTCAGATCCACCTTAACCCGTCCAATAACGCGCTGATTGGCGAGACCAACGTCAAGCTGGCAGCCGAAGCGCTGAAAGCGCTGAACGTGGAGAAAGGCGATGTGGCGGTATTGAGCGCTACTCCAACCTCCACCAACCAGAATACCTGGATTGCCGAGATGAAAAAGGTGCTGCCGCAGTACCCGTCCGTCAATCTGGTGACCGTGGCCTATGGCGACGATCTGTCGGATAAGAGCTACCGCGAAGCGGTCGGCCTGCTGAAAACCTACCCGGATCTGAAGGTGATCGTCTCTCCCTCGTCGGTCGGCATCGTGGCGGCGGCGCAGGCGGTGAAAGATCAGGGCAAGATCGGCAAAGTGTATGTGACCGGTCTCGGTCTGCCGTCTGAAATGGCGGGCGCGGTGAAATCCGGGGCCAGCAAGAGCTTCGCCATCTGGAACCCCATCGACCTCGGCTATGCCGCAACCTACTTAGCGGATGATCTGGTGAAAGGCACCGCCACCAAAGACGAAGCCAGCATGGGCAAACTGGGCAAAGTGAAGCTGGATGCCGACGGCAGCGGCGCGATGGCTGAGCCGTTTGTTTACGATGCCAGCAATATTGATAAGTTCTCGAAATTCTTCTGA
- a CDS encoding sugar ABC transporter ATP-binding protein encodes MTPLLQLKGITKVFPGVRALENVQLELWPGKVTALIGENGAGKSTLVKVMTGIYQPDEGEILYKAIPIQLPTPDSAHKVGITAIHQETVLFDELSVTENIFVGQYLYKGFFKKLDWPEMHRRAQAILTRLEVQIDPRATLKTLSIAQRHMVAIARALSFDAQVVILDEPTAALSQHEILEFYQIVERLKQEGKAILFISHKFDEIFELADHYTILRDGVFVGAGAINDITEERMVAMMVGRAITQTFPKVACEKGETVLEVQDLCHPTEFARISFTLRKGEILGFYGLVGAGRTELMQALSGVSRPSSGSIVLNGKEQHFRQPADAIKAGIVCVPEERQKQGAIIELSIAQNISLPQLSKLNASGVLNDDREWQLADEYARRLQVKAFSWKQAVETLSGGNQQKVVIGKWLATHPDVIILDEPTKGIDIGSKAAVHQFMSELVGQGLAVIMVSSELPEVMGMADRIIVMHEGLMVAEYQAGGATAETIVSAASGARQEAA; translated from the coding sequence ATGACCCCATTGCTTCAACTTAAAGGCATCACCAAGGTTTTCCCCGGTGTGCGTGCCCTGGAGAACGTGCAGCTTGAGCTCTGGCCCGGCAAAGTCACCGCCCTGATCGGTGAAAACGGCGCGGGCAAATCGACGCTGGTCAAAGTGATGACCGGTATCTACCAGCCCGACGAGGGCGAGATCCTCTACAAAGCCATTCCCATTCAACTGCCGACCCCCGACTCGGCGCACAAGGTGGGCATTACCGCCATCCACCAGGAGACCGTCCTTTTCGATGAACTGTCGGTCACCGAAAATATTTTTGTTGGTCAGTACCTCTATAAAGGCTTTTTCAAAAAGCTCGACTGGCCGGAGATGCACCGCCGGGCGCAGGCGATCCTCACCCGTCTGGAGGTGCAGATTGACCCGCGCGCGACGCTGAAAACCCTGAGCATCGCCCAGCGGCACATGGTGGCGATTGCCCGGGCGCTGTCCTTTGACGCCCAGGTGGTGATCCTTGATGAGCCCACCGCCGCCCTGTCGCAGCATGAAATTCTCGAGTTTTACCAGATCGTCGAACGCCTGAAGCAGGAGGGGAAAGCGATCCTGTTTATCTCGCACAAATTCGATGAGATTTTTGAGCTGGCGGATCACTACACCATTCTGCGTGACGGCGTGTTTGTGGGTGCCGGGGCCATCAACGACATCACCGAAGAGCGGATGGTGGCGATGATGGTGGGCCGCGCCATAACCCAGACCTTCCCGAAAGTGGCGTGCGAAAAAGGCGAGACCGTGCTGGAGGTGCAGGATCTCTGTCATCCGACCGAGTTCGCCAGGATCTCCTTTACCCTGCGCAAAGGCGAAATCCTTGGCTTCTACGGGCTGGTGGGGGCCGGGCGCACCGAGCTGATGCAGGCGCTTTCCGGCGTCTCACGCCCCTCTTCCGGCAGCATTGTGCTGAACGGCAAAGAACAGCATTTCCGCCAGCCGGCGGACGCCATCAAAGCCGGGATCGTCTGCGTGCCTGAAGAGCGCCAGAAGCAGGGGGCGATTATCGAGCTGTCGATTGCCCAGAACATCAGCCTGCCGCAGCTCAGCAAGCTGAACGCCAGCGGGGTGCTGAATGACGATCGCGAGTGGCAGCTGGCGGATGAATACGCCAGGCGCCTGCAGGTGAAAGCCTTTAGCTGGAAGCAGGCGGTGGAGACCCTCTCCGGCGGCAACCAGCAGAAAGTGGTGATCGGCAAATGGCTGGCGACCCATCCGGACGTCATCATCCTCGATGAACCGACTAAAGGGATCGATATTGGCTCCAAAGCGGCGGTGCATCAGTTTATGTCCGAGCTGGTCGGTCAGGGGCTGGCGGTGATCATGGTCTCCTCCGAACTGCCGGAAGTGATGGGCATGGCCGACCGGATCATCGTCATGCATGAAGGGCTGATGGTGGCGGAATATCAGGCGGGAGGCGCGACGGCGGAAACCATCGTCAGCGCCGCCAGCGGTGCCAGACAGGAGGCCGCATAA
- a CDS encoding ABC transporter permease, whose product MVQQLLKHREALLAAVIVLMVIAIGTRVPSFIAPGNLVEMFNDTSILVILALGQMMVLLTKGIDLSMAANLALTGMTVALINFNYPEVPVWALLILATVLGLVMGMINGLLVWKMGIPAIVVTLGTMSIYRGIIFLLSGGGWVNSNQMGADFLGLPRASVLGLPVLSWCAIAALLLVGYFLRYSRTGRALYTAGGNATAAYYTGINAGKMQFVSFCLSGALAGFCGYLWISRFAVAYVDVANGFELQVVAACVIGGISTMGGTGRVLGCLCGALFLGVINNALPVIGVSPFWQMAISGTVIVIAVLLNERGNKRKGRLILRDAALARQKQAVRS is encoded by the coding sequence ATGGTGCAACAGCTGCTTAAACACCGCGAGGCGCTGCTGGCGGCGGTGATCGTGCTGATGGTGATCGCCATCGGTACCCGCGTCCCGTCGTTTATCGCCCCGGGCAACCTGGTGGAGATGTTCAACGACACCTCGATTCTGGTCATTCTCGCCCTCGGGCAGATGATGGTCCTGCTCACCAAGGGCATCGACCTGTCGATGGCGGCCAACCTGGCGCTGACCGGGATGACTGTCGCCCTGATTAACTTTAACTACCCCGAGGTACCGGTCTGGGCGCTGCTGATCCTCGCCACCGTGCTGGGCCTGGTGATGGGTATGATCAACGGCCTGCTGGTGTGGAAGATGGGGATTCCGGCGATTGTGGTGACGCTGGGCACCATGAGCATCTACCGGGGGATTATCTTTCTGCTCTCCGGCGGCGGCTGGGTTAACTCCAACCAGATGGGGGCCGATTTCCTCGGCCTGCCGCGGGCATCGGTGCTGGGTTTGCCGGTGCTGAGCTGGTGCGCCATTGCCGCTCTGCTGCTGGTGGGCTATTTCCTGCGCTACAGCCGCACCGGGCGGGCGCTCTACACGGCGGGCGGCAACGCCACGGCGGCGTATTACACCGGGATCAACGCCGGCAAAATGCAGTTCGTCAGCTTCTGCCTCTCCGGGGCGCTGGCCGGGTTCTGCGGCTATCTGTGGATCTCCCGCTTTGCGGTGGCCTATGTCGACGTGGCGAACGGCTTTGAGCTGCAAGTGGTGGCGGCCTGCGTGATCGGCGGCATCAGCACCATGGGCGGTACCGGCCGGGTGCTGGGTTGCCTGTGCGGGGCGCTGTTCCTCGGAGTGATCAACAATGCCCTGCCGGTGATTGGCGTGTCGCCGTTCTGGCAAATGGCCATCTCCGGGACGGTGATCGTAATTGCGGTGCTACTCAATGAGCGCGGCAACAAACGCAAAGGACGGCTCATCCTGCGCGATGCGGCGCTGGCTCGTCAGAAACAGGCGGTAAGATCATGA
- a CDS encoding ABC transporter permease, protein MSKVMTSEEIKSPPAPAGIFQRLLCWEGFLLAVTLAVFVGNALASPYFLDIWNLSDATFNFTEKAIIVLPMAMLIIAREIDLSVASTIALSSTVMGFCAAAGLDTPWLVCVGLGVGLLCGLFNGLLVTRFNLSSIVITIGTMSLYRGITYILLGDQALNAYPESFAWFGQGYVWGALSFEFALFIVLAVVFAFVLHRTNFGRRTYAIGNNPTGAWYSGINVKRHNLILFALVGLMAGLASVLLTSRLGSTRPTIAMGWELAVVTMAVLGGVNILGGSGSMVGVIIAAFLMGLVTFGLSLLNVPGIVMSVIIGAMLIVVISLPIITRRIMQRRRI, encoded by the coding sequence ATGAGTAAAGTTATGACGTCTGAAGAGATTAAAAGCCCCCCCGCTCCGGCGGGCATTTTCCAGCGCCTGCTGTGCTGGGAAGGTTTTCTGCTGGCGGTGACCCTGGCGGTGTTTGTGGGCAACGCCCTGGCCTCGCCGTACTTCCTCGATATCTGGAACCTGTCGGATGCGACCTTCAACTTCACCGAAAAGGCGATCATCGTGCTGCCGATGGCGATGCTGATTATCGCCCGTGAAATTGACCTGTCAGTGGCGTCCACCATCGCCCTGAGCTCCACGGTGATGGGCTTTTGCGCCGCGGCCGGGCTGGATACGCCGTGGCTGGTCTGCGTGGGTTTAGGGGTGGGTCTGCTGTGCGGGCTGTTCAACGGCCTGCTGGTGACCCGCTTTAACCTGTCGTCGATTGTGATCACCATCGGCACCATGAGCCTCTACCGCGGTATCACCTACATTCTGCTGGGCGACCAGGCGCTGAACGCGTACCCGGAGAGCTTCGCGTGGTTTGGTCAGGGGTACGTCTGGGGGGCGCTGTCGTTTGAGTTCGCGCTCTTTATCGTGCTGGCGGTGGTGTTTGCCTTCGTGCTGCACAGGACCAACTTCGGGCGTCGCACCTACGCCATCGGCAATAACCCGACCGGGGCCTGGTATTCTGGCATCAACGTGAAGCGTCACAACCTGATCCTCTTTGCCCTGGTGGGGCTGATGGCCGGGCTGGCCTCGGTGCTGCTCACCTCGCGGCTGGGCAGTACCCGCCCGACCATTGCGATGGGCTGGGAGCTGGCGGTGGTGACCATGGCGGTACTCGGTGGGGTTAATATTCTCGGCGGTTCCGGCAGCATGGTGGGCGTGATTATCGCCGCCTTCCTGATGGGGCTGGTCACCTTCGGCCTGAGCCTGCTCAACGTGCCGGGCATCGTGATGTCGGTGATTATCGGCGCGATGCTGATTGTGGTGATCTCCCTGCCGATCATCACCCGCCGGATAATGCAGCGAAGACGGATCTAA
- the fucO gene encoding lactaldehyde reductase, with protein MSFMLALPKISLHGAGAIGDMVKLVANKQWGKALIVTDGQLVKMGLLDSLFTALDAQEMSYQLFDAVFPNPTEALVQKGFAAYQDAQCDYIIAFGGGSPIDTAKAIKILTANPGPSTAYSGVGKVLNAGVPLVAINTTAGTAAEMTSNAVIIDSARQVKEVIIDPNIIPDIAVDDASVMLDIPASVTAATGMDALTHAIEAYVSVGAHPLTDANALEAIRLIAHWLPEAVDNGHNLEAREQMAFGQYLAGMAFNSAGLGLVHALAHQPGATHNLPHGVCNAILLPIIENFNRPNAVARFARVAQAMGVDTREMSDEAASMAAIQAIRDLSTRVGIPSGFSKLGVTQADIEGWLDKALADPCAPCNPRSASRDEVRELYLEAL; from the coding sequence ATGAGCTTTATGTTGGCGCTGCCGAAAATCAGCCTGCACGGCGCAGGCGCAATCGGCGATATGGTTAAGCTGGTGGCGAACAAACAGTGGGGCAAAGCGCTGATCGTCACCGACGGCCAGCTGGTGAAAATGGGCCTGCTCGACAGCCTGTTTACCGCCCTCGACGCGCAGGAGATGTCTTATCAGCTGTTCGACGCGGTTTTCCCGAACCCGACCGAGGCGCTGGTACAAAAAGGATTTGCCGCGTATCAGGACGCGCAGTGCGATTACATTATTGCCTTCGGCGGCGGCAGCCCGATCGACACCGCCAAAGCGATCAAAATTCTCACCGCGAACCCGGGCCCGTCCACCGCGTACTCCGGCGTCGGCAAGGTACTTAACGCCGGGGTGCCGCTGGTGGCGATCAACACCACTGCGGGCACGGCGGCAGAGATGACCAGCAACGCGGTCATTATCGACTCCGCGCGTCAGGTCAAAGAGGTGATCATCGACCCGAACATCATCCCGGATATCGCCGTGGATGACGCCAGCGTAATGCTCGACATTCCGGCCTCCGTCACCGCCGCCACCGGGATGGACGCCCTGACCCACGCCATCGAAGCCTATGTCTCCGTGGGTGCCCATCCCCTGACCGACGCCAACGCCCTGGAGGCGATTCGCCTGATCGCCCACTGGCTGCCGGAGGCGGTAGACAACGGGCATAACCTCGAGGCGCGTGAGCAGATGGCCTTCGGCCAGTATCTGGCTGGCATGGCCTTCAACAGCGCCGGGCTCGGGCTGGTGCACGCGCTGGCCCACCAGCCGGGGGCGACGCACAACCTGCCGCACGGCGTATGCAACGCCATCCTGCTGCCGATCATCGAAAACTTTAACCGTCCGAACGCCGTGGCACGCTTTGCCCGCGTGGCGCAGGCGATGGGCGTTGATACCCGCGAGATGAGCGACGAAGCGGCCAGCATGGCGGCCATTCAGGCGATTCGTGACCTGAGCACCCGCGTCGGCATCCCGTCCGGCTTCAGCAAGCTGGGCGTCACCCAGGCCGATATCGAAGGCTGGCTCGACAAAGCCCTCGCCGACCCGTGCGCCCCCTGCAACCCGCGCAGCGCCAGCCGCGACGAGGTGCGCGAGCTCTACCTGGAGGCATTATGA
- the rhaM gene encoding L-rhamnose mutarotase, with product MIRKAFVMQVNPDAHEEYERRHNPIWPELEAVLKDHGAHHYAIYLDKTRNLLFATVEIESEERWNAVANTDVCQRWWNYMGEVMPSNPDNSPVSTGLKEVFYLA from the coding sequence ATGATCCGCAAAGCCTTTGTGATGCAGGTGAACCCTGACGCCCACGAAGAGTATGAACGTCGCCACAACCCGATCTGGCCCGAGCTGGAAGCGGTGCTGAAAGACCACGGCGCGCACCACTATGCCATCTATCTGGATAAGACCCGCAACCTGCTGTTTGCCACGGTAGAGATCGAGTCGGAGGAGCGCTGGAACGCGGTGGCGAACACCGATGTCTGCCAGCGCTGGTGGAACTATATGGGGGAAGTGATGCCCTCTAACCCGGACAACAGCCCGGTGAGTACCGGGCTGAAAGAGGTGTTTTATTTAGCGTAA
- a CDS encoding Abi family protein, which yields MLRLIVMGARKMPQATNYKPIISLVSSIRLDSYRTTFRPVDECELYGIYIWSQHAAASIYPLLQNLEISLRNAVDREARVRFGEMWWESIHSTKGRDECHFYKNIIKAKDCLTREWRKKEMRRRRGNGVQAQPVPNWSHDQIVASTDFSTWHYVLNNEYSAPAPRENPLYLWPKSLSKVFKNYAKINANPQKFRKELIDIIFELREYRNRISHHEPIWVKAPNVNDARTAIDTIRVKINKIELVIEALDINLLNVMRKVGLFANARRVCSVEELDIYRYIKPYCALSPEQISVIEQHCRDAKEKNETVIWEHNAAVFGLRTLR from the coding sequence ATGCTTCGGCTCATTGTTATGGGAGCAAGAAAAATGCCGCAAGCTACTAATTATAAACCCATTATTTCATTAGTTTCATCAATACGTCTGGACAGTTATCGCACGACTTTTCGCCCAGTTGATGAGTGCGAACTCTACGGTATCTATATCTGGTCTCAGCATGCCGCTGCGTCTATTTATCCCCTCCTTCAGAATCTTGAGATCTCTTTAAGAAATGCCGTTGATAGAGAAGCCCGGGTAAGATTTGGCGAAATGTGGTGGGAAAGTATTCACAGCACAAAAGGTCGGGATGAATGCCATTTCTATAAAAACATCATTAAGGCTAAAGATTGCCTTACCCGAGAATGGCGTAAAAAAGAGATGAGACGCAGGCGTGGTAATGGTGTACAGGCACAACCTGTGCCGAACTGGTCTCACGATCAGATTGTGGCATCAACGGATTTTAGTACCTGGCATTATGTATTAAATAATGAATACAGTGCTCCTGCACCACGAGAAAATCCGCTGTATTTATGGCCAAAATCGTTGAGTAAGGTCTTTAAGAATTACGCCAAAATCAACGCGAATCCGCAAAAATTTAGAAAAGAACTGATCGATATTATCTTCGAGCTGAGAGAGTACAGAAACCGTATATCCCATCATGAACCTATCTGGGTTAAAGCGCCCAATGTGAATGATGCAAGGACTGCCATCGATACGATAAGAGTCAAAATAAACAAGATTGAACTTGTCATTGAAGCTCTTGATATCAATCTACTTAACGTGATGAGGAAGGTGGGGCTGTTTGCAAATGCCAGGCGTGTTTGCTCTGTTGAAGAGCTAGATATTTATCGCTATATCAAACCTTATTGTGCATTGTCTCCCGAGCAGATTTCAGTTATTGAACAGCATTGTCGTGACGCCAAAGAGAAAAATGAAACCGTCATATGGGAGCATAATGCTGCTGTTTTTGGATTAAGGACTTTGCGCTAA